CTGATTCGGGACGCCCTGGCGGGCTGACTCAGGGGTAGCGCCCGCTCAGCCGATTTTCCACCAGCTCCACCAGTATGGTGTTGACCAGCCGCATCGCCGCATTGGGGTTCTCGCCCCGGCGGCGTGAGGCGATTACCGGAATGCTGAGCTGTTCGTCCCGCACCGACACGAACTCCACCCCTTCCCGCTTGAGCTTGTGCACCTGCTCCGGCACCAGGGCAAAGCCCATGTCCGAGGCCACCAGCGACAGTGCCGTCTGCAGATCGTTAACCTGCTGAATCACATTGAGTTTCAGGCCTCGACGGTGGAACAGCCCCAGGGCCACATCGGCAAAACTGGGGCCGGCACCGGCGGGAAAGGTCACCATGGGCACCTCCGCCAGCTCGGCCATGGTGGGCGACTCGCGGGTCAGAGGATGGGAAGACGGCAGGGCGGCGATCAGCGGCTCGTTAAACAATACCTCCTGCTCCACGTCGGGATCGTCAATGCGTACCCGGCCAAAACCGATGTCGATTTT
The nucleotide sequence above comes from Oceanimonas doudoroffii. Encoded proteins:
- a CDS encoding LysR family transcriptional regulator, whose product is MELRHLRYFIAVAEELNLTRAAERLFIAQPPLTRQIKQLEEELGVQLFIRKPRGLELTQGGLYFLQQARTIMERLEASIEGTRQIAQLRKTVFAIGFVPSVFYGQLPLMVRRLRRNKNLEIVLHELKTQDQIEALKSGKIDIGFGRVRIDDPDVEQEVLFNEPLIAALPSSHPLTRESPTMAELAEVPMVTFPAGAGPSFADVALGLFHRRGLKLNVIQQVNDLQTALSLVASDMGFALVPEQVHKLKREGVEFVSVRDEQLSIPVIASRRRGENPNAAMRLVNTILVELVENRLSGRYP